The Lepidochelys kempii isolate rLepKem1 chromosome 5, rLepKem1.hap2, whole genome shotgun sequence genome window below encodes:
- the PGAP4 gene encoding post-GPI attachment to proteins factor 4, producing the protein MLLQGLRLYGKWCRFSRPITQLLTLTVVTFGVLAPLICHRLLHSYFYLRRWHLNPMSQEFLEQNQEDGQAALRYFEDLRTPNSSEISGDKALRPWLLITIITVQRRNEFHYVLQVASRFHRLLQQCGPRCRSHQIFLCNVEQEPGSHQDARLLGTFFAMVSRYKNWEDPNASVNQFEKEKRDYAFCLEQSLLAYSPEYVLLVEDDAVPEEEIFPVLQHLLLARLSKPHLKDALYLKLYHPERLQRYINPEPMRILEWLGLGMFLGPLLSFVYSWVSGRPSLTWPIVLFFALYSMALAELVGRHYLLELRRLAPALYNVVPATECCTPAMLFSAPSARRVLGYLQELHCRRGFAKDIALYSLLRTKGEKAYVVEPNLIMHVGMFSSLRPNDSPKLL; encoded by the coding sequence ATGCTCCTCCAAGGACTGCGGCTCTATGGGAAGTGGTGCCGTTTTTCTCGCCCCATTACTCAGCTCCTTACCTTAACTGTGGTGACGTTTGGCGTGTTGGCTCCCTTGATTTGCCACCGGCTCCTCCACTCCTATTTTTACTTACGCCGCTGGCATCTGAACCCCATGAGCCAGGAGTTCCTGGAGCAGAACCAGGAGGATGGCCAGGCCGCCCTCCGTTACTTCGAGGACCTGCGGACTCCTAACTCCTCGGAGATCTCAGGCGACAAGGCCCTCAGACCGTGGCTGCTCATCACTATCATCACCGTGCAGAGGCGGAACGAGTTCCACTACGTCCTGCAGGTGGCTTCCCGCTTCCACCGCCTCCTCCAGCAGTGTGGCCCTCGCTGCCGGAGCCACCAGATCTTTCTCTGTAACGtggagcaggagccaggcagccACCAGGACGCCAGGCTGTTGGGTACCTTCTTTGCAATGGTCAGCCGCTACAAAAACTGGGAGGACCCCAATGCCTCAGTGAACCAGTTTGAGAAGGAGAAGCGGGACTATGCCTTCTGTCTGGAGCAATCGCTGTTGGCCTACAGTCCAGAGTACGTCCTTCTGGTGGAAGACGATGCTGTTCCCGAAGAGGAGATATTCCCTGTCCTGCAGCACCTGCTGTTGGCACGGCTCTCAAAGCCACACCTCAAAGATGCCCTCTACCTGAAGCTGTACCATCCCGAGCGGCTTCAGCGCTATATCAACCCGGAGCCCATGAGGATCCTGGAGTGGCTCGGCCTGGGCATGTTTCTGGGCCCTCTGCTGAGCTTTGTGTACTCCTGGGTGTCTGGCCGCCCAAGCCTTACCTGGCCCATTGTCCTGTTTTTTGCCTTGTACAGCATGGCACTAGCAGAACTGGTGGGGCGCCACTACCTGCTGGAGCTGCGCCGGCTGGCTCCTGCGCTCTACAACGTGGTGCCAGCCACTGAGTGCTGCACGCCTGCCATGCTGTTCTCCGCCCCCTCCGCCCGCCGTGTCTTAGGTTACCTTCAGGAGCTGCACTGCCGTCGGGGCTTCGCCAAGGACATTGCACTCTACTCGCTGTTGCGCACCAAGGGTGAGAAGGCCTATGTGGTGGAGCCCAATCTGATCATGCACGTGGGGATGTTTTCCAGCCTCAGGCCAAATGACAGCCCTAAGCTACTGTGA